One Diabrotica virgifera virgifera chromosome 3, PGI_DIABVI_V3a genomic window carries:
- the LOC126882002 gene encoding putative ankyrin repeat protein RF_0381 isoform X2: protein MDQNEFLLHSATQFGNLDEVQQLIERGAIINEVDSDGFTSLHIAAQFSHIKVIEYLLAHGADVNAIESWGRSPLHFAARNGDLEIVRLFTEAGANTHCSDLYGNRPIHAATEEGYAEIVKYFLEHGIFVDIINETSKMTPLHLAADFRHIKLTEYLLTHGADVNAIETSEKRSPLYFASRNGDLEMVRLFIGAGANMQCSNIYGNMPIHVAAESGNLEIVKYFLENGVDVDIINESSKMTPLYMAACGGYIEVVDYLLLNNANVRLKDCQKRSSIHYGVMARNVKIVHGLIEKGVEMNAKDIFKMTPLDLACRDANLEIVQLLLKNGAVCNLQEKSRNYSPLHWASETCNLEIVKYFITLGVDANFGTIQEYTLLHVAAKWNHITLVKYLVEIGADVNKKTIPKGATPLYYAIKNICTDIAEFLILNGADLKEAEYKGKSTLSIALKDVPSDYPESNQTKYIVLAKLIIKYTVLIYNPIETFIPDGCPFFKELSQYYNDCQKEITSMSSVTIQNSTVSLHQIMCGSNKGNAFVQYLCNDNIKNELENIEDYLKHFSIYGNILPLLQLRVKKGLQRMELLKDADLILKKIAAKLPSEIRWKVFDYLDMTDLKTVTGLPDRFIQFPQPELQIPPKMTFFKKNLPKFICHFFFFFLSCQLSFLLLGCHLSFFLLFWLSSVILPA from the coding sequence ATGGATCAGAATGAGTTTCTACTCCATTCAGCCACACAATTTGGGAACCTAGATGAAGTACAACAGTTGATTGAAAGAGGAGCAATAATTAATGAAGTGGATTCTGATGGTTTTACGTCACTACATATAGCAGCACAGTTCAGCCATATAAAAGTAATCGAATATTTATTGGCACACGGTGCAGATGTAAACGCAATCGAATCTTGGGGAAGGAGCCCTTTACATTTTGCTGCGCGCAATGGTGATCTTGAAATAGTTCGATTATTCACAGAAGCTGGAGCAAATACGCATTGTTCAGATCTCTATGGAAATAGGCCTATTCATGCTGCTACTGAAGAAGGATATGCagaaattgtaaaatattttttagaacaTGGGATATTTGTAGATATTATAAATGAAACCAGCAAAATGACGCCACTTCATTTAGCTGCAGATTTCAGACATATAAAACTAACCGAATATTTATTGACACACGGTGCAGATGTAAACGCAATCGAAACGTCTGAGAAGAGGAGCCCTTTATATTTTGCTTCGCGCAATGGTGATCTTGAAATGGTTCGATTATTCATAGGAGCTGGAGCAAATATGCAGTGTTCAAATATCTATGGAAATATGCCTATTCATGTTGCTGCTGAATCGGGAAATCTagaaattgtaaaatattttttagaaaatggtGTAGATGTAGATATTATAAATGAAAGCAGCAAAATGACGCCTCTTTATATGGCTGCATGTGGTGGTTACATCGAAGTAGTAGATTATTTACTGTTAAATAATGCTAACGTGCGTCTCAAAGATTGTCAGAAACGGAGTTCAATTCATTATGGTGTTATGGCAAGGAATGTAAAAATTGTTCATGGCCTTATAGAAAAAGGAGTTGAAATGAACGCCAAAGATATCTTCAAGATGACTCCTTTAGATTTAGCGTGTAGAGATGCAAATTTAGAAATTGTCCAGTTACTTTTAAAAAACGGTGCAGTGTGTAACCTACAGGAGAAATCCCGGAATTATTCTCCACTCCATTGGGCATCAGAAACGTGTAATCTAGAAATTGTAAAGTATTTTATCACCTTAGGGGTAGACGCCAATTTCGGTACAATTCAAGAATATACTCTTCTGCATGTAGCTGCTAAATGGAATCACATTACATTGGTTAAATATTTGGTTGAAATTGGTGCTGATGTTAACAAGAAAACTATACCCAAAGGAGCTACTCCATTATATTATGCGATAAAAAATATATGCACAGATATTGCagagtttttaattctaaatggAGCTGATCTAAAAGAAGCTGAATATAAAGGCAAATCTACTTTATCGATAGCCTTAAAAGATGTGCCAAGTGATTATCCAGAGTCGAACCAGACAAAGTATATAGTACTTGCAAAACTAATAATCAAATACACCGTGTTAATTTACAATCCCATTGAAACATTTATTCCGGATGGTTGTCCTTTCTTCAAAGAATTATCGCAATACTATAACGACTGCCAAAAAGAAATAACAAGTATGAGCAGTGTGACAATACAAAATAGTACTGTTTCATTACATCAAATAATGTGCGGCTCCAATAAAGGCAACGCGTTTGTTCAATATCTATGTAACGACAATATTAAAAACGAGTTGGAAAATATTGAAGATTACCTTAAACACTTTTCGATATATGGTAATATTCTGCCGTTGTTACAACTTAGGGTTAAGAAAGGTCTTCAAAGAATGGAATTACTTAAAGATGCTGACTTAATACTGAAAAAAATTGCAGCTAAGTTACCATCAGAAATAAGATGGAAAGTGTTCGACTACTTAGACATGACTGATCTTAAAACTGTGACAGGGTTGCCAGACCGATTTATACAATTCCCCCAACCTGAACTACAAATTCccccaaaaatgacattttttaaaaaaaatcttccaAAATTCATCtgccatttcttcttcttttttctgaGCTGTCAGCTGTCATTTCTTCTTTTGGGCTGTCATCTgtcattttttcttctattttggCTGTCAAGTGTCATTTTACCAGCGTAG